One part of the Rutidosis leptorrhynchoides isolate AG116_Rl617_1_P2 chromosome 1, CSIRO_AGI_Rlap_v1, whole genome shotgun sequence genome encodes these proteins:
- the LOC139903003 gene encoding uncharacterized protein, with protein sequence MKAHIANLPTLTSPKLGETLYLYLATSKECISEVLVAERERVQVPIYFVSRVLQGAEVNYPELEKFTLALVHTARKLRRNFQAHPIIVLTNKQIRQVLMKPEKSGRMAKWAIELGEHDIDFQARHSIKAQVLADFMAETTKTNEENDSTFAQIITPSVETEEWKLFTDGASSSDGSGAGLMLINPEGQEFTYGLRFEFNTTNNEAEYEALLAGLKIAKEIKIEHLQAFVDSQLIANQVLGVFEARQPTIQLYLSKVRELVESFRSFTIEHVRRSQNKNADALSKLASITFAHLAEEVLVEVLERRSIEVQEVHDLITEEENTWMKPLKEYLELGILPEDKKEARKIRIKAPSYKVMNGTLYRKSFLTPWLRCVGPNQASMIIREMHEGICGLHSGPRSRGKNTKDGPKQELISVLLAWPFSKWGIDIVGPLIEAPGGYKWLVVAIDYFTKWAKAKPLSTTTGKHIEKFVWEHIVCRFGIPQEIVSDNGKKFAEGIFLGFCEKL encoded by the exons atgaagGCACACATAGCTAATCTGCCAACCCTCACGTCTCCAAAGCTAGGGGAAACACTCTATCTCTACCTAGCAACGTCCAAGGAATGCATCAGCGAGGTACTAGTAGCAGAACGAGAAAGGGTACAGGTCCCCATATACTTTGTAAGTCGGGTTCTACAAGGTGCGGAAGTTAACTACCCAGAGCTCGAAAAGTTTACACTCGCCTTAGTTCACACTGCCAGGAAACTACGAAGGAACTTTCAAGCTCATCCTATCATTGTGTTAACTAACAAGCAAATCAGGCAGGTACTTATGAAGCCAGAAAAGTCGGGTCGAATGGCCAAATGGGCCATAGAACTCGGGGAACATGACATCGATTTCCAAGCTCGTCATTCAATCAAGGCCCAAGTGCTAGCAGACTTCATGGCAGAAACGACAAAGACAAATGAAGAGAATGATTCCACCTTCGCACAAATTATCACTCCGTCTGTCGAAACGGAGGAATGGAAATTGTTCACCGACGGAGCTTCTAGCTCTGATGGCTCAGGGGCAGGGCTTATGTTAATTAACCCAGAGGGACAGGAGTTCACATACGGGCTACGCTTCGAATTCAACACGaccaacaacgaagcagaatatgaagCTCTGCTCGCCGGACTCAAGATAGCTAAAGAAATAAAAATTGAGCATTTGCAAGCCTTTGTAGACTCCCAACTCATTGCCAACCAGGTTCTAGGTGTCTTCGAAGCAAGACAACCCACCATACAACTCTACTTGTCAAAGGTCAGGGAATTAGTGGAAAGCTTCAGAAGCTTCACCATTGAACATGTGAGAAGAAGTCAAAATAAGAACGCAGATGCTTTGAGCAAGCTAGCCTCCATCACTTTCGCACACTTAGCAGAAGAAGTATTGGTCGAAGTGTTAGAAAGAAGGTCCATCGAAGTGCAGGAGGTTCATGACTTAATCACTGAAGAAGAAAACACATGGATGAAGCCACTGAAGGAATACTTGGAACTTGGAATCTTGCCCGAAGATAAGAAGGAAGCACGAAAGATCCGGATCAAAGCACCGTCATACAAAGTAATGAACGGAACCCTGTACAGAAAATCTTTCCTTACCCCTTGGCTTCGATGTGTCGGACCAAATCAAGCTTCGATGATCATCAGAGAAATGCATGAAGGTATATGTGGGCTCCATTCTGGACCAAGGTCTCGTGGCAAAAATACTAAGGATGGG CCAAAGCAAGAGTTGATATCGGTGCTTTTAGCATGGCCTTTCTCAAAATGGGGCATAGATATAGTAGGTCCGCTCATCGAAGCACCAGGAGGCTACAAATGGTTGGTAGTTGCAATAGACTACTTCACAAAGTGGGCGAAAGCAAAACCACTGAGCACCACGACTGGGAAACATATAGAAAAGTTCGTCTGGGAGCATATCGTATGTCGGTTCGGGATACCCCAAGAGATCGTTTCGGATAATGGGAAAAAATTCGCCGAAGGCATCTTCCTAGGGTTTTGTGAGAAGCTATAG